The following coding sequences are from one Lysinibacillus sp. FSL W8-0992 window:
- a CDS encoding M42 family metallopeptidase — MNEETLQLFKTLTELPGAPGNEHAVRAFMRTELQKYSDEVIQDHLGGIFGVKHSAVSDAPKILVAGHMDEVAFMVTSITDNGLIRFQTLGGWWNQVMLAQRVEVYTKNGAIPGVISSIPPHLLTDAERAKPMEIKNMLIDVGADNKEDAIALGVRPGQSIIPVCSFTPMANPKKIMAKAWDNRYGCGLAIELMKEVKDEKLASHLYSGANVMEEVGLRGAQVSANMIKPDLFFALDASPANDMSGDKNQFGQLGKGTLLRILDRTMVTHRGMREFVLDTAESNHIPYQYFVSQGGTDAGRVHTSNDGIPSAVIGVCSRYIHTSASIIHIDDYAAAKALIIELVKKADRSTLETIRANV, encoded by the coding sequence ATGAATGAGGAAACATTACAATTATTTAAAACATTAACTGAATTACCTGGCGCTCCAGGCAATGAGCATGCGGTGCGTGCATTTATGCGAACTGAGCTACAGAAGTACTCAGATGAGGTAATTCAAGATCATTTAGGTGGTATTTTTGGTGTAAAGCATAGTGCAGTATCAGATGCCCCTAAAATTCTAGTAGCTGGCCACATGGACGAAGTGGCTTTCATGGTTACATCGATTACTGATAATGGATTAATTCGTTTTCAAACACTAGGTGGCTGGTGGAACCAAGTTATGCTAGCACAACGTGTAGAAGTGTACACGAAAAATGGTGCAATTCCAGGTGTTATCTCGTCTATTCCACCGCATTTACTAACAGATGCTGAACGTGCAAAGCCAATGGAAATTAAAAATATGCTAATTGATGTTGGTGCAGACAACAAAGAGGATGCTATTGCACTTGGCGTTCGTCCAGGACAGTCAATCATTCCAGTATGTTCATTCACACCGATGGCAAACCCGAAAAAAATTATGGCAAAAGCATGGGATAACCGTTATGGCTGTGGACTTGCAATTGAATTAATGAAAGAAGTAAAAGATGAAAAATTAGCTTCTCATTTATATTCAGGCGCAAATGTAATGGAAGAGGTTGGACTTCGTGGTGCTCAAGTATCAGCTAATATGATAAAGCCAGATTTATTTTTCGCTTTAGATGCATCGCCAGCCAATGATATGTCTGGAGATAAAAATCAATTTGGTCAACTAGGTAAAGGGACATTATTACGAATTCTTGACCGTACAATGGTAACACATCGTGGTATGCGTGAGTTCGTGTTAGATACGGCAGAATCTAATCATATTCCTTATCAGTATTTTGTATCACAAGGTGGCACAGATGCTGGCCGTGTACATACATCTAATGACGGTATACCAAGTGCTGTAATTGGTGTTTGCTCACGTTATATCCATACATCAGCTTCTATCATTCATATTGATGATTATGCTGCAGCTAAAGCACTAATCATAGAATTAGTGAAAAAAGCTGATCGTTCGACATTAGAAACGATTCGCGCTAATGTATAA
- a CDS encoding carboxylate--amine ligase, whose product MVTEQPFLPVLLGSDMNAYGMARAFYEAYGIKPLVLGRSHLTATQDSHILDFKEIDRLNEQDVFAPALAQIAKQYADKKLLLLACGDDYAKLIIKNKPALQEHFTVPYIDESLMDEILLKENFYKMCEKYDFKYPGTTTVTAKNYENFTPPFNYPIIIKASNSVEYWACKFPGKKKVFVAHDEAEKSAILKAIYSSTYQDTMIIQEFIPGDDSYMRVLNAYVGKDGKVKLMCLGNPILEEHSPEGIGSYAAIVTTYDKELMDQVRHFLEDIGYTGFANFDMKYDIRDKQYKLFEINLRNGRSSYYVTASGQNLMKYVADDHMLNIEQPLTYVEDKHLWMIIPKGVLFKYASNEKLKLEAQKLIREGKYTNSLYFNKDMNAKRWVKLTLNNLNYYRKYKKYFNNKGLEE is encoded by the coding sequence ATGGTAACGGAGCAACCATTTTTACCAGTATTATTAGGATCAGATATGAATGCATACGGCATGGCACGAGCATTTTATGAGGCATATGGCATTAAGCCACTTGTATTAGGACGTTCACATTTAACAGCAACACAAGATAGCCATATTTTGGATTTCAAAGAAATTGATCGTTTAAATGAACAGGACGTATTTGCACCAGCACTTGCTCAAATCGCAAAACAATATGCTGATAAAAAATTACTGCTACTTGCTTGTGGCGATGATTATGCAAAGCTCATCATTAAAAACAAACCTGCACTACAGGAGCATTTTACAGTACCATATATTGACGAATCATTAATGGATGAAATTTTATTAAAAGAGAATTTCTATAAAATGTGTGAGAAGTACGACTTTAAATATCCGGGTACAACAACGGTGACAGCGAAAAACTATGAAAACTTCACACCACCGTTTAACTACCCAATCATTATAAAAGCATCGAATTCAGTAGAATATTGGGCATGTAAATTCCCAGGGAAGAAAAAGGTGTTCGTTGCACATGATGAAGCGGAAAAAAGTGCAATTTTAAAAGCCATTTATAGTTCCACTTATCAGGATACAATGATTATTCAAGAATTCATCCCTGGTGATGATTCTTATATGCGCGTGTTAAATGCCTATGTTGGAAAAGACGGAAAAGTGAAGCTAATGTGCCTAGGTAACCCGATTTTAGAGGAGCATTCGCCAGAAGGTATCGGAAGCTATGCAGCAATCGTAACGACATACGATAAAGAGCTTATGGACCAAGTACGCCACTTTTTAGAGGATATCGGCTATACAGGCTTTGCTAATTTCGATATGAAATACGACATTCGCGATAAACAATATAAGTTATTTGAAATTAATTTACGTAACGGTCGCTCAAGCTATTATGTAACGGCAAGCGGACAAAATTTAATGAAATATGTAGCGGATGACCATATGTTAAATATCGAGCAACCGTTAACATATGTAGAGGATAAGCATTTATGGATGATTATTCCGAAAGGCGTGTTATTTAAATACGCATCAAACGAAAAGCTTAAGCTTGAAGCGCAAAAATTGATTCGTGAAGGGAAGTATACAAATTCTCTTTACTTCAATAAGGACATGAATGCGAAGCGTTGGGTAAAACTTACACTAAACAATTTAAATTATTATCGAAAATATAAAAAGTATTTTAATAATAAAGGTCTAGAAGAATAA
- a CDS encoding PTS transporter subunit IIC codes for MKNFINNVLTGMSMGIVVCLIPNALVGEILKLIIPYVPQLEIILNTSVLAMSLLPVIIGVMTGICFKLTPVQTCSVGLAAFVGSGVYTIDSEAGITIAGIGVVINIGITTALAVLFVQFLGNKLKDFTLLLMPALAMFVPGLIGNALLPYVRTGSGYVGLIIEHLTTLQPVVMGSLIAMIFSILIISPISTIGVATVIMLSGIGAGAANLGVCASGVGMCIASYKANNIGTAIAHVASAKIQMRNFFMKPKIAFPMIITAGILGALAGLFEIVGTPYSAGFGLGGFVGPLKYLSLVGWTPYTLTIAITLFIALPILLNVVLLRIFSMKLKWITSEDYKVHYE; via the coding sequence ATGAAAAATTTTATCAATAATGTACTGACTGGTATGAGCATGGGGATAGTTGTTTGTTTAATTCCCAATGCATTAGTAGGTGAGATATTAAAACTAATAATCCCCTATGTGCCGCAGTTAGAAATCATTTTAAATACATCCGTATTAGCAATGAGTCTACTGCCAGTTATTATTGGGGTTATGACAGGAATTTGCTTTAAATTAACACCTGTCCAAACATGTAGCGTTGGACTAGCTGCTTTTGTCGGTAGCGGTGTATATACAATTGATTCTGAGGCGGGCATTACAATTGCCGGTATTGGTGTTGTTATTAATATTGGGATTACGACAGCTTTAGCTGTGTTATTTGTGCAATTTTTAGGTAATAAGCTGAAAGACTTTACACTTTTATTAATGCCTGCACTTGCTATGTTTGTTCCTGGGTTAATCGGGAACGCCCTTTTACCATATGTGCGAACAGGCTCAGGATATGTTGGTCTTATTATTGAGCATTTAACGACGTTACAGCCAGTGGTAATGGGCTCACTCATTGCTATGATTTTCTCAATATTAATTATTTCACCAATTTCTACAATAGGTGTAGCGACAGTAATTATGTTATCAGGTATCGGTGCGGGTGCAGCAAATCTCGGTGTTTGTGCATCTGGAGTAGGTATGTGTATTGCCAGTTATAAGGCTAATAATATTGGTACTGCCATTGCACATGTTGCATCTGCAAAAATTCAAATGCGTAATTTTTTCATGAAGCCAAAAATAGCATTTCCGATGATTATTACTGCGGGAATATTAGGCGCATTAGCAGGGCTCTTTGAAATTGTAGGTACACCATACAGCGCTGGTTTCGGTCTAGGAGGCTTTGTTGGCCCGTTGAAGTATTTAAGTTTAGTTGGTTGGACTCCTTATACGCTAACTATTGCAATTACATTATTTATCGCTCTACCGATTCTATTAAATGTTGTCTTACTACGAATCTTCTCGATGAAACTGAAATGGATTACATCTGAAGACTATAAGGTGCATTATGAATAA
- a CDS encoding DUF1444 domain-containing protein, translating into MKQIKSEQLVSLLKKQLSEQKFDFQFDKKQDKLRLNHKKIGKGMELSLPGILAKYNEKQEAAVEEVVYTIEQTFLAMEQEQERGFKESGQIYPVIRATSYPKASKEGHAFITTEHTAETRIFYALDLGKTYRFIDESMLEELKLTVEQIREMARFSVKQLPTVYKKDEVAGNVFYFVNANDGYDASRILNENFLKEMKAKIEGDMTVSVPHQDVLILGDIRNETGYDVLAQMTMHFFAVGTVPITSLSFIYEDGELEPIFILAKNRVKKEQEK; encoded by the coding sequence TTGAAACAAATAAAATCAGAGCAACTTGTGTCCCTATTAAAAAAGCAGTTAAGTGAGCAAAAATTTGATTTTCAATTTGACAAAAAGCAAGATAAACTACGCTTGAATCATAAAAAAATAGGCAAAGGGATGGAGCTCTCTTTACCAGGTATTTTAGCAAAATATAATGAAAAGCAAGAGGCAGCTGTTGAAGAAGTTGTCTATACAATTGAGCAAACTTTTTTGGCGATGGAGCAGGAGCAAGAGCGAGGCTTCAAAGAATCAGGGCAAATTTATCCGGTTATTCGCGCAACATCGTATCCGAAAGCTTCAAAAGAAGGACATGCATTTATCACTACAGAGCATACTGCAGAAACTCGTATTTTCTATGCGCTTGATTTGGGAAAAACGTATCGCTTTATTGATGAATCGATGTTAGAAGAACTAAAATTAACAGTGGAACAAATACGAGAGATGGCACGATTTTCTGTCAAGCAGCTACCAACTGTCTATAAAAAAGATGAAGTAGCAGGAAATGTCTTTTATTTTGTTAATGCAAATGATGGCTATGATGCCAGTCGTATTTTAAACGAAAACTTTTTAAAAGAAATGAAAGCAAAAATTGAAGGGGATATGACTGTATCTGTACCTCATCAAGATGTGTTAATACTAGGTGATATTCGGAATGAAACAGGGTATGATGTATTAGCACAGATGACGATGCATTTCTTTGCGGTAGGGACAGTACCGATTACGTCATTATCATTTATTTATGAAGATGGGGAGCTTGAACCAATCTTTATACTAGCAAAAAACAGAGTAAAAAAGGAGCAAGAAAAATAA
- a CDS encoding DUF84 family protein, whose translation MEIAIGTTNKAKIQSVQAIVNQYFEKVTFTYFKAPSQVSNQPITTEETRLGAINRAKNTSIATGAMLSFGLEGGVTEIDGDMYVCNWGALTLADGTTYTAAGAQIILPEEIAQEIRAGKELGPIMEQYTQRLDIRQGAGAVGIFTQGIVTRQTMFEHIVSLLIGQYLFTLAQK comes from the coding sequence ATGGAAATAGCGATTGGGACAACGAATAAAGCGAAAATCCAGTCAGTTCAAGCAATTGTTAATCAATATTTTGAAAAAGTAACTTTTACATATTTTAAGGCACCATCACAAGTTTCCAATCAACCAATAACTACGGAAGAAACAAGACTTGGTGCGATCAATCGTGCAAAAAATACATCGATTGCTACGGGTGCTATGCTTTCTTTTGGACTAGAAGGTGGCGTTACGGAAATAGATGGTGATATGTACGTCTGTAACTGGGGCGCTCTTACATTAGCTGATGGTACTACATATACAGCTGCAGGTGCACAAATTATATTGCCAGAAGAAATTGCCCAGGAAATAAGAGCAGGCAAGGAGCTGGGTCCGATAATGGAACAATACACTCAGCGATTAGATATTCGTCAAGGAGCAGGGGCGGTAGGTATTTTTACGCAAGGAATTGTGACTCGTCAGACGATGTTTGAGCATATTGTCTCGCTGCTTATTGGACAATATTTGTTCACATTAGCGCAAAAATAG
- a CDS encoding YtnP family quorum-quenching lactonase, translating into MDQLQFHNMSLSWLNGGVTCLDGGAMFGVVPKPLWSRKYPVNENNQIELPTEPILIQYDGKNYIIDTGVGFNKLNEKQLRNFGVTEESTLANSLQELGLTTADIDAILMTHLHFDHAGGLTQWENEVLVPTFPNAKIYVTKIEWDEMREPNIRSKNTYWKENWEPVQHLVETYEGTLEVASGIEMIHTGGHSDGHAIIKLTQNGEVMLHMADIMPTHAHQNPLWVLAYDDYPMTSVFAKERLMKEALANGYSFIFYHDAYYRMIKWNETGKEIVDKLERSRQAVITF; encoded by the coding sequence ATGGATCAGTTACAGTTTCACAATATGTCATTATCATGGCTAAACGGGGGTGTCACTTGCCTTGATGGCGGTGCAATGTTTGGCGTAGTACCAAAACCACTTTGGTCACGCAAATATCCAGTAAACGAAAACAATCAAATCGAATTACCTACAGAGCCTATCTTAATTCAATATGATGGGAAAAACTATATTATTGATACGGGTGTTGGTTTTAACAAATTAAATGAGAAGCAATTGCGCAACTTTGGCGTAACAGAGGAATCGACTCTAGCTAATAGTTTGCAAGAGCTGGGCTTAACAACAGCTGATATCGATGCAATATTAATGACGCATTTACATTTCGATCATGCAGGTGGTCTTACGCAATGGGAAAATGAAGTGTTAGTCCCTACATTCCCTAATGCAAAAATTTATGTAACAAAAATTGAATGGGATGAAATGCGTGAGCCGAATATTCGCTCTAAGAATACGTATTGGAAAGAAAATTGGGAGCCTGTTCAGCATTTAGTAGAAACATATGAAGGTACGTTAGAGGTTGCTTCTGGCATTGAAATGATTCACACAGGTGGACATAGTGATGGACATGCTATTATTAAGTTAACACAAAATGGTGAAGTAATGTTGCACATGGCAGATATTATGCCAACACATGCACATCAAAATCCATTATGGGTTTTAGCATATGATGATTATCCGATGACGAGTGTATTTGCCAAGGAACGTCTTATGAAAGAAGCTTTAGCAAACGGCTACAGTTTTATTTTCTACCATGATGCATATTACCGTATGATTAAATGGAATGAGACTGGCAAGGAAATTGTTGATAAGTTAGAACGCAGTAGACAAGCTGTTATTACATTTTAA